Proteins encoded together in one Cicer arietinum cultivar CDC Frontier isolate Library 1 chromosome 4, Cicar.CDCFrontier_v2.0, whole genome shotgun sequence window:
- the LOC101488737 gene encoding poly [ADP-ribose] polymerase 2, with protein sequence MSTSKMRVEELRTELDQRGLTTTGTKPTLVRRLEAALRKESKLSTADADATSSARKRQRNSLNDDHSNGSDKITTTRSRRGISNKQLLETVTHDLHQEEEAIEEEKIVTTTKKGEAVLDQWLPDHIKMQYHVLELGGEIYDAVLNQTNIGDNNNKFYVIQALESDDGGRFLLYNRWGRVGIKGQDKIHGPYSSRERAIEEFEQKFLAKTKNAWSDRNDFVFHPKSYVWLEMDYSGKEKESTVFENPGPALRKQPLESKLEPRIAKFISLVCNLSMMNQQMMEIGYNASKLPLGKLSKSTILKGYTVLKRLADMIDKFDRKALEQLSGEFYTVIPHDFGFKKMREFVIDTPQKLKRKLEMVEALAEIEVATKLLKDDAEMQEDPLFAHYQRLHCELVPVEFGTEEFSMIENYMKNTHAETHSNYTVEIVQIFRTMKEGEAERFRKFSNTKNRMLLWHGSRLTNWTGILSQGLRIAPPEAPVTGYMFGKGVYFADMFSKSANYCYAAPTVADGVLLLCEVALGEMAELLNAKYDADRLPEGKLSTKGVGATAPDISKAQELEDGLIVPLGKPKKNSGVKGALLYNEYIVYNVEQIRMRYVVNVKFNFRTRN encoded by the exons ATGTCGACAAGTAAAATGAGGGTGGAGGAGCTACGAACGGAGCTCGACCAACGCGGACTCACCACCACCGGAACGAAACCCACTCTC GTTCGTAGGCTTGAAGCAGCGCTTCGAAAAGAAAGTAAGCTCTCAACGGCCGACGCTGATGCAACTTCCTCTGCTAGAAAGAGACAAAGGAACTCTCTCAATGATGATCATTCCAACGGCTCCGATAAAATCACTACTACTCGCTCTCGCCGTGGAATTTCCAATAAACAATTACTTGAAACGGTTACTCACGATTTGCACCAAG AGGAGGAGGCAATAGAGGAGGAAAAGATAGTGACCACAACCAAAAAGGGGGAAGCTGTTCTCGATCAATGGCTTCCGGATCACATAAAAATGCAGTATCATGTTCTTGAACTG GGTGGTGAAATCTATGATGCTGTGTTGAACCAGACAAATATTGGGGACAACAATAACAAGTTCTATGTCATTCAAGCTCTTG AATCTGATGATGGTGGTAGGTTCCTTCTTTACAATAGATGGGGAAGAGTAGGCATAAAGGGCCAAGACAAGATACACGGCCCATACTCTTCACGCGAAAGGGCTATCGAGGAGTTTGAACAAAAGTTCTTAGCCAAGACCAAGAATGCTTGGTCTGATAGGAACGATTTTGTTTTCCATCCAAAGAGTTACGTATGGCTGGAAATGGACTACAGTGGCAAGGAAAAAGAATCTACA GTTTTTGAAAACCCTGGTCCGGCTTTGAGAAAGCAGCCTCTGGAATCAAAACTTGAGCCACGCATTGCAAAATTTATATCCCTTGTTTGCAATTTGAGCATGATGAATCAGCAAATGATGGAAATTG GATACAATGCAAGCAAGTTGCCCCTTGGAAAACTTAGCAAATCAACAATTTTGAAG GGTTACACTGTTCTTAAAAGACTTGCTGACATGATCGATAAATTTGACAGGAAAGCTTTAGAGCAATTAAGCGG AGAGTTTTACACTGTAATTCCTCATGACTTCGGATTTAAAAAAATGC GCGAGTTTGTAATTGACACCCCTCAGAAGTTAAAACGCAAATTGGAAATG GTTGAAGCTCTTGCTGAAATTGAGGTTGCCACAAAGCTATTGAAAGATGATGCAGAAATGCAG GAAGATCCCCTGTTTGCTCATTATCAACGCCTTCACTGTGAACTGGTACCTGTTGAATTTGGTACTGAGGAATTCTCCATG ATTGAAAATTATATGAAGAATACTCACGCAGAAACACATTCAAACTATACTGTGGAAATTGTTCAAATATTCAGGACAATGAAAGAAGGCGAGGCTGAACGCTTCCGGAAG TTTTCTAATACAAAGAATAGGATGCTTTTGTGGCATGGTTCTCGGCTCACAAACTGGACTGGAATTTTATCTCAAG GCTTGCGCATAGCTCCTCCCGAGGCACCTGTAACTGGCTATATGTTTGGTAAGGGAGTGTACTTTGCTGACATGTTCTCAAAAAGCGCAAATTATTGCTATGCTGCTCCTACTGTTGCAGATGGGGTGCTCCTTTTATGTGAG GTGGCACTGGGTGAGATGGCTGAGCTTCTAAACGCTAAGTATGACGCTGATAGGTTGCCTGAAGGAAAACTGAG CACAAAAGGAGTAGGGGCTACCGCTCCTGATATTTCAAAAGCTCAGGAGCTTGAGGACGGGCTCATAGTTCCCTTGGGAAAGCCCAAAAAAAATTCAGGCGTAAAG GGCGCTCTGTTGTACAATGAATACATTGTTTATAATGTGGAGCAGATTAGGATGCGTTATGTTGTTAatgtaaaattcaattttaggACCAGAAATTAG